One Salvia splendens isolate huo1 chromosome 12, SspV2, whole genome shotgun sequence genomic window carries:
- the LOC121758934 gene encoding glyceraldehyde-3-phosphate dehydrogenase GAPCP2, chloroplastic-like, translating to MALSSSLLIRPCDRSKASFGLNANAVNLRSSIFGANLPVESFPLQKICARTVCPIKATATEVPPTILKSRSSGKTKVGINGFGRIGRIVLRIASFRDDIEVVAVNDPFIDVKYMAYMFKYDSTHGPFKGTIRVIDESTLEINGKQIKVTNKRDPADIPWGDHGAEYVIESSGVFTTVEKASAHKKSGAKKVVISAPSADAPMFVVGVNENNYKPNMDVVSNASCTTNCLAPLAKVVHEEFGIVEGLMTTVHATTATQKTVDGPSMKDWRGGRGAGQNIIPSSTGAAKAVGKVLPELNGKLTGMAFRVPTPNVSVVDLTCRLDKSASYEDVKAAIRYAAEGPLKGILGYTDEDVVSNDFVGDSRSSIFDANAGMGLSKSFMKLVSWYDNEWGYSNRVLDLIEHMALVAATK from the exons ATGGCCTTGTCTTCTTCGCTCCTTATCCGTCCCTGCGACCGATCCAAG GCATCCTTCGGCCTTAATGCTAATGCTGTCAACCTTCGGTCAAGTATATTCGGGGCTAATTTGCCAGTGGAGTCTTTCCCACTACA GAAAATTTGTGCCCGCACTGTTTGTCCTATTAAAGCAACAGCGACAGAAGTACCTCCCACCATCCTTA AGTCACGGAGCAGTGGGAAAACCAAGGTTGGCATCAATG GTTTTGGGCGGATTGGAAGAATAGTTTTAAGGATAGCATCTTTCAGGGATGATATCGAGGTGGTAGCTGTTAATGATCCTTTCATTGATGTGAAATACATG GCGTACATGTTCAAGTATGATTCTACTCATGGACCTTTCAAGGGGACCATCCGAGTTATTGATGAATCCACTTTGGAAATCAATGGAAAGCAGATCAAAGTAACCAACAAAAG GGACCCAGCAGATATTCCCTGGGGTGATCATGGAGCTGAGTATGTTATTGAGTCTTCTGGAGTCTTTACAACTGTTGAAAAGGCTTCAGCGCACAAGAAG AGTGGTGCTAAGAAAGTTGTGATCTCAGCTCCTTCAGCCGATGCTCCTATGTTTGTCGTTGGtgtaaatgaaaataattacaaaCCAAACATGGATGTTGTTTCCAATGCTAGCTGCACCACCAATTGCCTTGCTCCTCTTGCCAAG GTAGTGCACGAAGAGTTTGGTATTGTAGAGGGTCTGATGACGACTGTCCATGCAACAACGG CCACACAGAAGACTGTTGATGGTCCTTCAATGAAGGACTGGAGGGGTGGTCGAGGAGCAGGGCAGAACATCATCCCTAGTTCAACTGGGGCTGCTAAG gCTGTTGGAAAAGTTCTTCCAGAGCTTAACGGTAAGCTCACTGGAATGGCCTTCCGTGTCCCCACACCTAATGTCTCTGTTGTAGACTTAACTTGTCGTCTTGACAAAAGTGCTTCATATGAAGATGTTAAAGCAGCAATAAG ATATGCTGCGGAGGGTCCGCTGAAAGGCATTCTAGGATACACTGATGAAGATGTTGTCTCCAATGATTTTGTTGGTGACTCGAG GTCAAGCATATTCGATGCCAACGCTGGAATGGGTCTTAGCAAATCATTCATGAAGCTAGTCTCCTGGTATGACAACGAGTGGGGTTACAG TAACCGAGTGTTGGACCTGATTGAGCATATGGCCTTGGTGGCAGCAACCAAGTAA